In the genome of Phragmites australis chromosome 9, lpPhrAust1.1, whole genome shotgun sequence, the window CGGCTCGGGTCTCAGAGGCCTCGGCATCGGCGCAATTGGTCTCGACTGGTCCGCCATCTCCGCCTACCTCGGGAGCCCTCTCGCTAGCCCTTGGTTTGCCACCGCAAACGTCGCCGCAGGCTTCTTCATCGTCATGTACATTGTCACGCCGATTGCATACTGGCTCAATGTCTACAAGGCGCAAACCTTCCCCATCTTCTCAGATGGCCTCTTCACCTCAACTGGCCAAAAGTACAACATCTCGAGTATCGTGGACCCCCATTTCCAATTTGATATCGAGGCCTACGAGAAGAACGGCCCGCTGTACCTCAGCACTCTCTTTGCTGTCACATATGGTGTTGGTTTCGCATCCCTTACCGCGACAGTCGTCCATGTGCTCCTCTTCCATGGAAGGTAATTTCTTCTGTAAATTTTGCCAGTTTGTGTTAAGGAAGAGTAAGCATCGCATCGCATCGCAGCTAACAATTAATTTTCGATACTTGTGCCCAGTGAAACTTGGCAGTTAAGTAAATCAGCTTTCCAAGATACAAGGTTCGACATCCACACAAAGCTTATGAGGAGATATAAGCAGGTCCCTGGGTGGTGGTTCATCTGCATCCTTGTCGGAAACATCGCCATCACCGTATTTGCTTGCGAGTACTACATTGAGCAACTCCAGTTGCCATGGTGGGGTGTTCTGCTGGCATGTGCCATTGCCTTCTTCTTCACCCTCCCAATCGGGATAATCAAAGCCACAACGAACCAGGTACAGCAAGCTAACAAATAGCGGATATATAGCGGGGTTGCAACGGATTTGCATTAGGGTACCGTATAGCAGATAGCGGGCGCTAAGTTCCAATAGCAGTACTTGAAAAACACCTAAATTTTTATGTAATAGCATATATATTATAACTTCCTCCATTCATAGAAATCATTCATGCAAAATAGACTAGTCAATTAAACTTAGAGTTTAGAAGCATAACTTGGATCTACAACAAGGTAATAAGACAacaaaaattttaattttaaattttaaagaaaTAATGATCTAAGAATGAACCGTAACCATAACTAAATATATAACGATCGCTAAAGTGATCTTACAAGCACAATAGCGGCTGCTAAGTTCTAATTCGCTAAGCTTCACCACTACCTTGCATCGGTAGCATTTATACCCCACTACCGCTATTACGGGTGCAATTGCAGGCGCTACCAAGGCTACTAAGTACCTTGCTCTGAGCGAGCATTTGATCGACCTTCTTCTTGTGATCGTTGCATGCAGACTCCAGGCTTGAACGTGATCACGGAGTACATCATGGGGTACTTGTACCCCGGACGACCCGTTGCAAACATGTGTTTCAAGGTCTATGGCTACATCAGCATGAAACAGTCCCTGATGTTCCTGCAAGACTTTAAGCTGGGTCACTACATGAAGATTCCCCCAAGGACCATGTTTATGGCTCAGGTAAACTCCGATCCTCTAGCACCAGAGTGCCTGTCATTCCTTTAATTTTATCCTACACAAATACGTGCGCACACGATGCATGTCATGGCACTGATCACCTCTCCCTCCCTGGAACATGCATGACATATATAGGTGGTGGGATCTCTGATCGCCGCGGTTGTGGACATTGGAACAGCATGGTGGCTGATGGAGACAGTCCCCAACATCTGCAACACCGAGCTCCTACCACCCGGGAGCCCTTGGACCTGCCCGGGCGATCACGTGTTCTACGACGCATCCGTCATATGGGGCCTCATTAGCCCGCGCAGAATCTTTGGCGACTTGGGCAACTACTCGGCGGTGAACTGGTTCTTCCTGGGTGGCGCCATTGCCCCCCTCCTCGTGTGGCTCGCGCACAAGGCGTTCCCGCGCCGGAGCTGGATCTTGCTCGTCAACATGCCTGTGCTCATCGGCGCAAGCAACCAGATGCCGCCGGCTACGGCAGTGAACTACACCACATGGATACTTGTTGGGTTCCTGTCAGGTTATGTGGTCTACCGGCATCGGCGCAGCTGGTGGGAGCGGCACAATTACCTGCTTTCGGGCGCACTGGATGCTGGTCTGGCGTTCATGGCTGTCCTGATTTACTTCTGCCTAGGCTTGCAGGACATTGGTTTCGACTGGTGGGGCAATCACTTAGATGGATGCCCTCTGGCTTCTTGCCCAACTGCTACAGGTATAGTTGTCAAAGGATGCCCAGTGCAGATATAGCTGCAAAGGGAAATTTTTACACGTGGATGCGCACGCATAGCTTATCtcgtttatttatattgagattcaGGTTAAAAGgagagatgaaaaaaatcataaggaAGGTGAGCGAACGAAACTATATATCAATTTTGCTATGTGTGAAATTACCATTTGTCATATTTTAGGTGGGAGACGGAGAAATTAGAAGAACTTGCATTGATGTACATATAACGAACATGCAACTATGCGAGCTATTTGTTTAACCTAAATGAGTAGATGGTACGGGTAAGGAACATAGTTTGGTTAAATCTGTAATATCCGAGATCCTTGTATGAAACCAAAACTAACAACCCTTGCTTGTAAATTTGTGAACAAAGGGGAGATCAATGCTTGCATATAGAAGTTGTGTTCCTAATCGGTGTCTGATACGCTCCATCAACTTTGGAGTCACAAGTACAGATGACGTATACTTCAGATTGGCCCTTAAAATTGCAAGGAGTAAGTTATAAACATACACGTACTAATTGTGTTTAAAGATGTCTAAATGAGTCATGTCTACTGAGTTAACCCGAGGTACGATACTGTAGGCACGGTTCAGGCACGGTACGAGATTACGGGTCGTGCCTAGGCCGAGCGcgtggcacggcacggcacggcccgactGAGTCGGGCCAGCACGAGCACGACCCAGCCCAGGCCGAcacgggcacggcacggccaGGCACGATCCGGTCCGGCACGCATGGACCTggctattatatatatatatttaattttgtagctattttttaatctattttatatatttttatctattttctatatatttttaaattttgtagctattttttattttatcgggCCGGTTATGCCGACGGACCACCCGTGTGCCATTGGGCGGCCCGTGGCGCCGTGCCCGCTGTGCCTGTCGTGCCCACCGGGCCGCAATGGTGCTTGGACTAGCCCGGCATGGCACGGTGGCCAACAGGCCGTACCATGGGCTGAGAGGAGGCACGCGGGCTGGCATAGCGGGCCCAAGTGGCTCATTTAGCCATCTCTGATTGTGTACATACTGCACATAGATTGAGTTCATAACGGCTGTAAAAAGAGTTTtttatcccttttttttttgcaaagagaGTTTTAAACAATTGACATGTGGAAAATAGATAATGAACTATTGAATTATGAACATCCTGACAGTAGGACTCAATAATAACAGGTAATACAAAATCAAGAACTAATATAAAATAGAAATACATTAGGATTGTCCAGCTAAACATCTAAAAGTCACTACCATAGAATCTATTTAGTGGGACGTCCCTATACAGACAGATCTATAGAGCTGTCTATATAAATGGTACCATAAATGGCTCCAAACTAGAATCGTCTGAGAAAATAGCAACGAACAGTTACAACAAAGCGGAACGCTACAGTACATAAGGTTACAAATTAGAACAGTCTGTACAAAAAGGAACAGTACAAACGGTTCTAAATTAGAACTGTTTATACTATTGACAgtaatattacagacggttctaattcggaaccgtctgtaaaaaaaaGGAATAGCATAGACGATTCTAAATTAGAACCGTTTGTAAAAAAAGAATAGTACAGAAAGTTCTAAACTtataaccgtctgtactaatagtgtTCCACTTGTTTTGAgcatatatcttatatagattattttcatacaatgaTCAACAATGAACGGcatgtgagatggtaaggaataTTCGCGCGAGGTTAGAGGTTAGGAGTTTGACTCCTAGAAAACGCCTTCGTGGTATTTCATGTGAAAAATTATGTGATTTGCGACCAcgcctacataataatatatgGGGCTGGTGTggataggaaaaatatatttttagattttttagctcTAGAACACTTAGCTCTAGAACACTtagtacaaatctgatttgtatatACTCTTTTCCACATACGGTTAAAAAAAGTGTCTCGCACAGGGTTTTCAAAGCATTGgtacaaatcatttttctactagtgAGTTAATCTTAGCTGTTTGATACCAATAGAAGCAAAGATTATCAGTACGTATATTTTTGACAAGACCTAATTATTCAACATTTGGGATGGAGTTATTGAACTTACTGTCTCTTCAGTTGGTATTACACCTTCCCTAAAGAAATCAAGACCCATAAGCAATGAAAGTGATGCTTCCCTGTCCTCCAGGGAAGGAAACCCACATGTAGTGACCTGTGTATGGTTTGAACATAAGGGTACTCAATGGAATAAATAATACAGGAAAGAGATGCAAATTTTCTAGAAGATGAGAATTAAACCTGAAAAATACCATTTGCGGTGCCAGATGCTATCATAATTTGCATAAATAACAAATGATCGTTCATTCGCGCTACATGGTACTTGCAAATAACTTTGGATTGGGTCTGAAAATTCTACCTCGGTTCTTTTGTAAAAGCTGTAAATTTCATTGACATAGCCAATCACCGCAAGAGAGTTTCCTGCATCGCGGCTGTCAATATCAGATGATGGATCCTCAATATCTATAAAATTCCCTAAAATGTAAAATATCATAACATATTCAAATTCTACATATGCCCATTCAAGACTACACAACATATAAGAGCAGTCAGCACAAATAAGAAGATTCAGTGTATAGATCAAAACTTGATCTACCATTAGCAAAATCTGAATCTAACATATGGGGCTTCAAAGTGCCCTTTCACACTACACAGATCGGAGGAGAGCAATGGCAATCACATGAGCGCTGAGGCAGGCGGGAGAGGGCGGCGACGTTGGGTAGGCGGGTGAGGGCGGTGGCACCGGGGCAGGTAGTCCAATCTCATCAGTGAGTTTAGCATAAGCGGTCCAGTCATCCTGATCAAATGCATCTTCTATTGATACAATAGGGTACTCAGATACAAAGGACTTGTACACATCTTTTAGGTTGTGAAGGACGCCCGGCCTACTAGAGGAGTTCGGCTATGTGATGTTCTGTCACATCGTCTGAACCTTCAAGCCCTCCAGCAGTTAGTGCACTTATGGGTGCATGTGAACGCCACTCAGCTACGGCCAGACCGCCAAGATGACATCGCTTGGAAGCTAACGAGCAAAAGTGAGTATACGACAAGCTCCACCTATAAGGCACAGTTCGTCGAATCGACAGAGACAAACCTCCGCGTGCTAATCTGGTCAGTTTGGGCTCCCCCAAAATGTAAGCTCTTCGCTTGGCTCGCCCTTCAGAATTGCCTTTGGACCTCTGACAGACTAGCTAGACGACAATGGGAGAACAATGTCTACTGCCCTCTGTGTTGACACACTCTTGAGGCGGCGCTACACATTTTCGCAGAATACAGATTCAGCAGATGAGTTTGGGACTCTGTTGCGCAATGGCTCTCTTTGCCGGGTCTTGCCCTAGACTCTTGGATTCCCACTGAGGCTATGCATGCTTGGTGGACTGCTATTGCTGAGGGCACTGGCTCTCCCAAGAAAGCCGTGAAATCCATTCTGATGCTAGTCACTGGATCCTGTGGAATGAGCGAAACACgcgcatcttcaggcacaagaCTTCAACCTCGGCTGCAACGTTTGCCAAAATTAAAGACGAGTTCAGACTATGGGCATTTGGTGATGTGAAGCATCTTGCACAAATTGAGCCGATGTAACTCTTTGTCTGTATGAACCGTCTGTATGAACCGTGGCCGGCCTCGGCCTCTCCTTCTTATTCAATAAAATAGACAGATCTCCTATTCGtttcaaaaaagaaattttGTGTGAACTATCATTGTTCTGGCCAAGAAAGCTAAACACGTTAATATAAGATACATTTAATTTCTTATCATAGGCATTTGGAATAACATAAATAATAGTGATAAGTAGATAAAACAGGGAAAAAGTTGCAAATCTTACTTCTTCCTTGTAATTAAGATCACGAGTTTTATCTTCTCACTGTAAAATTCAGAAGCGGCAACATCCATTTCAATGACCATGTGTCATATATAAGTGGAATAAATATTTTATGGAAGAGTAGTGGAAACTGGAAAGTTGTGGAACAAGTTGGAAAAATATATGATCCATCTAAGCAGAATACTTGTAAGTCTAACAATATGTCAAATCTGTCAATTTATAATCACTCAAGTTCAGAACTGAGAATATACTGAGAGCACCAACGCAGAAAACTTGTAAGTCTACCAATATGTCAAATCTTCCAATTTATAATCACATTAGTTCAGAACTGAGAAGATACTGAGAGAACCAACACACGCTGGTGTAAGCAGATAACATTAGAGCATCTTTTGTCCGAGAGTAATGTGTCATTTTAATAACCAAATTGAATCTGATCAGCCAAATTCACATTTGGTTAAATGATATGAGAACAATACGACAATATGTCATATTGCAATTCTGAAGGGGACAATAATGAATAGTTCAGGACAAATAATCGTTTTAGGCACTATATCCCCTGATTTTCCGCCACAAAACTGATACTTGCATGGACGTAAACTGGTGTAGAGAAGTACCTGAAAGAGATTAGATGACTTGACAAACTCAATGATCGCCGCAACAGCCTCTTCCTTTGCATCACCAATTGTATCAGAGTGATCATCTGATACAAGCACATTGATAAACTC includes:
- the LOC133928392 gene encoding oligopeptide transporter 7-like; the protein is MASAPEEHPQDDDEITSPLLQPSPSRSSPEDSVEQENSPIEQVALTVPVGDDPDMPVLTFRMWVLGTASCVVLSFLNQFFWYRKEPLSITAISAQIAVVPLGHLMAAALPERAFFRGRPWEFSLNPGPFNVKEHVLITIFANSGAGSVYAIHIVTAVRVFYGKHISLFVSLVVVITTQVLGFGWAGMFRRYLVEPAAMWWPSNLVQVSLFRALHEKEERRKGGLTRNQFFVVAFVCSFAYYIFPGYLFQMLTSLSWICWIFPRSVLAQQLGSGLRGLGIGAIGLDWSAISAYLGSPLASPWFATANVAAGFFIVMYIVTPIAYWLNVYKAQTFPIFSDGLFTSTGQKYNISSIVDPHFQFDIEAYEKNGPLYLSTLFAVTYGVGFASLTATVVHVLLFHGSETWQLSKSAFQDTRFDIHTKLMRRYKQVPGWWFICILVGNIAITVFACEYYIEQLQLPWWGVLLACAIAFFFTLPIGIIKATTNQTPGLNVITEYIMGYLYPGRPVANMCFKVYGYISMKQSLMFLQDFKLGHYMKIPPRTMFMAQVVGSLIAAVVDIGTAWWLMETVPNICNTELLPPGSPWTCPGDHVFYDASVIWGLISPRRIFGDLGNYSAVNWFFLGGAIAPLLVWLAHKAFPRRSWILLVNMPVLIGASNQMPPATAVNYTTWILVGFLSGYVVYRHRRSWWERHNYLLSGALDAGLAFMAVLIYFCLGLQDIGFDWWGNHLDGCPLASCPTATGIVVKGCPVQI